The genome window GGTGTGTTTATTATAAGACATTTTTACTTGTGAACATTTTGTATAACATTTTAAACGGCtaccaagaaaggaagagagacagagagagactgagagagagatcTGGATTCTAGCTCTGCCATTGGACTTCAGACAAGGcatataagctttctgagaacttagCTTGCAAAATAGCATTATCAGTgttcaaatttcaaatttcaggGTTGATTttgagaatgaatgaaaataaacgTGTAGAATGACTTCTAGATATTATCCATTGGAATATCATTTTGGAGTGAGTCCCTAATGACTTTCTAAACATGCTTAATTCaggcagactttttaaaaaaactgatcagAAATTATATAGatgtattttcaaaacaaatatgaccccacaaaaaataatacattgctGCTGTTTATGCAAAAACTATATatgaggttggtgcaaaagtaattgcggttttgccaACCTGATACATGCACACTATATGGACATATATAAGCACAGATTATTTATTAACTGTAGTTTTCCTGAGGGAGAGGAATTTTGATGATTGGAGAacaagaatagaaggaaaatgtacttttcctttttattatttttgattagtatgtgtatatagattacctattccaaaaataaatgcaatttatttttaattaatctgAAGGTCACAATCTTCTCTGCACCTCCAATTTTAAATCTacttaaaaaggaaagatcctAAAATCCAAGCTCTGAAGAGGTTCTTAAGAGGTGATATGGTCCCGTCTGTTTCCTGAACACATATAGCAGGAAATGCCACCTCAGCCCCAAATTCTTCATGCAACTGAACAAAAGAAAGGCATGAGATTTGGGATCAGGAGATCCTATCACCATGAATTATCAACTGTGTGGCTCTAAGCAAGTTGCTTAAACTCTCAGGGCCCCAGTTTCATTCCTAAGATGAGGATAATGGCAGCACCACCTCTCACAGTTGTGTGAGGAGAATGGCAGCACCACCTCTCACGGTTGTGTGAAGAGAATGGCGGCTTCACCTCTCACGGTTGTGTGAAGAGAACTCGGGCATCACCTCTCATGGTTGTGTGAGGAGAATGGCGACTCCACATCTCACGGTTGTGTGAGGAGAATGGCAACACCACCTCTCACGGTTGTGTGAGTCTCTCAGAGCCCCAGCTTCATTCCTAAGATGAGGATAATGGCAGCACCACCTCTCACAGTCGTGTGAAGAGAATGGTGGCACCACCTCCCATTGTTGTGTGAGGAAAATGGCGGCAACACCACTCATGGCTGTGTGAGGAGAATGGCCGCACCTCCTCTCATGGCTGTGTGAGGCTCTCAGAGCCCCAGTTTCATTTCTAAGATGAGGGGAATGGAGGCACCTCCTCTCATGGTTGTGTTAGAATATAAGCACAACTTTAAAATAGTATCCACGTGTTTGTATGAGGTGCTATTTGTAATGCCGAGGTTGTCCCTCAAAAGCATTGATTCAATCATTTTGACTTCCATGGGTGTGAACAATAAACATATGCTAGGGCCCCCATAGGAGCCAATGAAGTCATCTTTGCTTCAGAGCTAAACCAGTTTTCCTTCTCTCCACAGCAAATATCTTGACAGTGATCATCCTCTCCCAGCTGGTGGCAAGAAGGCAGAAATCCTCCTACAACTATCTCTTGGCACTCGCTGCTGCCGACATCTTGGTCCTCTTTTTCATAGTGTTTGTGGACTTCCTGTTGGAAGATTTCATCTTGAACATGCAGATGCCTCAGGTCCCCGACAAGATCATAGAAGTGCTGGAATTCTCATCCATCCACACCTCCATATGGATTACTGTTCCATTAACCATTGACAGGTATATCGCTGTCTGCCACCCACTCAAGTACCACACGGTCTCATACCCAGCACGCACCCGGAAAGTCATTGTAAGTGTTTACATCACCTGCTTCCTGACCAGCATCCCCTATTACTGGTGGCCCAACATCTGGACTGAAGACTACATCAGCACCTCTGTGCATCATGTCCTCATCTGGATCCACTGCTTCACCGTCTACCTGGTGCCCTGCTCCATCTTCTTCATCTTGAACTCAATCATTGTGTACAAGCTCAGGAGGAAGAGCAATTTTCGTCTCCGTGGCTACTCCACGGGGAAGACCACCGCCATCTTATTCACCATTACCTCCATCTTTGCCACACTTTGGGCCCCCCGCATCATCATGATTCTTTACCACCTCTATGGGGCGCCCATCCAGAACCGCTGGCTGGTGCACATCATGTCCGACATTGCCAACATGCTAGCCCTTCTGAACACAGCCATCAACTTCTTCCTCTATTGCTTCATCAGCAAGCGGTTCCGCACCATGGCAGCCGCCACGCTCAAGGCCTTCTTCAAGTGCCAGAAGCAACCTGTACAGTTCTACACCAATCATAACTTTTCCATAACAAGTAGCCCCTGGATCTCGCCGGCAAACTCACACTGCATCAAGATGCTGGTGTACCAGTATGACAAAAATGGAAAACCTATAAAAGTATCCCCGTGATTCCCTAGGTGTGGCAACTACTGCCTTTGTCTAATCCATTTCCAGATGGGAAGGTGTCCCATCCTATGGCTGAGCAGCTCTCCTTAAGAGTGCTAATCCGATTTCCTGTCTCCGGCAGACTGGGCAATTCTCAGACTGGTAGATGAGAAGagatggaagagaagaaaggagagcatgaaatttgtttttacttatgCATTTATTTCCACAGAGTCGCATTGACAGCGAAAGTTCCTACCAGTTTGAAGATGCCATTGGAGCTTGTGTCATCATCCTGTGACCAGTTAGGACACAAAGTAGAGAAATAGTCTGTGATTTCACCCTGGTACCATCCACAGTCACTGGGAACCCTTCATTTATGTAACTTACCAAACCCTAGTAGCACGTAGCTGAGCCTGCACTCTTCTTCCAAGAGCTGAGGTCGTTCATCACTTCCCTGTGCTGTTCCCAGGAGCTAACAATAATGACCGTTTCAGgatttttttcaaggtgcccTTTGTCCTAGAGAGGGTTGTGGTCTTGAAGTTGCCCTGGCACTCCTAGCTTCAGAATGACACTGTGGGAATAGAAGAGTATTGGATCCCACCCAAACTCTGGCCAGAGCTTCTTCAGGAAATCTCCAAACCCACACAGCTGTGACCTCAAACCTGGGGTCTAAGAGGCAGTTTTCTATTTATCATTATGTATAGATTTTCTCTATCTCCTCCAAAACAAAGACCCTGCCTGGTGCGCAGGGGGAAAGGAGGAATTCTTGagcccagaaaaacaaaaaaataagcccaCACTTGCCATTGTTTCAACCCATCCCTGTGTCAGCTGCATACGATCCCGTTACTCAAAATTGCTTCTTGTTATGGTATCACTCAAGCTTCCTAGAGAAGCTCAAGCCTGTCGAGTTGCCAACCCTGCCTCCTTGCTTGCTGAGGCCCTCAccaaattgttttatttgaagTGACTTCCGAACTGAATTTAATATTCAAGGGTCAGGAACTGCAGCTCTGCGGGTATGAGAGGAGGTGTTCTCAGCTCTGCCTCACAGCCCAGCTGGCATTGCCATTTCGccacaaacacagacacaaaaggTGCCCATGCTGACGCCTTGTCTGCCCTTTGACGCACATGGCTTAAAAGGGTGGTGCCAGTTCTTGGTAAAGCTATTTAACCCAGATCCtttgtaaaatgataaaatgtaagTGTGTTTATTTATTCTACCCTTGCCTGTCCAAGGCAAGAACACTTCTAGGATGTAATAAATAGGGGCATCCCTGGAAATTGCTACTTATGtgtgcaccacacacacacacacacacatgcacacacacgatTATATTCCTCttatttagcttttcttttttttttttttttttttaacttctctctGACTCCCAGTATTCGAATTCATCCCTGTTTTGGAATAAATCTGCCAAAATGACTTTGAAATTACATGATATTTTTGGTGACCAAACAAACAGCAGACAGTCCACCTGGAATACTTAGTTCCTCAGGCTGGATTTTTACTGCATTTTGTCCCTAAGTTGGAAGATATGTCTATCTTTTTTAAGGGAATTTGCAATAAATGAATGGGGTAAGAAAAGGCCCCACGGCAACACAAACCCTAAACTTCAGCCAATGTTGTCAATACTAGCTCAATATAAACTTAGGTTATATTAGTCCTGATGATCCTAATTCTTACCCCTTTCAAAGGATTGCAATAGAATCTCATCAGAGCCAAGGATTAGATTCTAAAGTCAGTGCAAAAGATAAAACCTTACAGAGCCAAAGTTACCTTTGCAAAAGATCCTCAAAACAGAGCCATGTTGGAGATTATATTCCATTGCTTTCAAAACCTAACACAGCTAAGTTTTTCTCTAGCACTGGAACAAGTTGTTGTTTATCTGGTTGATGACAAGGCAAAATTGGCTCTCATTTAGGGACCATATTGTGTGATTCTAATGTATCTCAGAACATTAGGACCACCCTGGTGCATCAAGATGCTTCCACTGAAAGAAGTTCATGGAAGTTGTCTGACTGAGGGACAGATCTCCCATCTCCCACGCTCCCCAGGGCGTATGCTCATTGAGTGGAATGGTAAGCAGATTCTCTCACCTCCCTTAAATtgcatttctctctgtctcttttttgcCAAGCACGTGTAATTGAACATGTCTTCATTAAATGTGTGTATGATGCAATTTCACCACACCCACCCCCTCATGAATGGACATTGACCAAAGGCTACCTATActgaatatatatagatatatataaatatatttatttatttattttttaaacacctAGCTCTGAAAAATGCTAGTCTGAGCTATACATGAATGAGTCAAAGTGCAATATCTACAAAGGTTAAGCAATTCCTTTTTGAGAATGTACATAAAATGGAATTTATGTATGTGATTCTCCATGCTCTCTGCGCCacatttttaattgtatgtaaCAATTAATTGTTGATGTTTAGACACTGGGTGTGCATTGGGAACATTTTCCTCTGACACTTTAATTTATTACTTCTCTTGACGATAGAGGCTGTACCACGTAGTATTGTGATCTCTTttcttctgaatatattttatattttgctaaatgatatttaaaagagGTCCAATTCTTGAAGGCACTCTAGTGAATTGCTGTCTTCTgcttaaaatgcaaatgaatgcCCATTGGGTTAGGTTGATACATatctcttaaaatttatttcaaattgtcTAAGgacttttaatttattattatttatagtaaTAATTTTGGACATCATGAAATgggtttttttaactttaaaactttaaaaacctgTAAGCCTTTTCTTTCAGGCCAGTTTTAACAATAAAGCCTTGAATTTTGAAGCCTGTCATGTAAACGGCTGCTGCTGGTGGCACTAAAGCAATTGCCTTATCCTGGGTTTTTGTGGTGCCTCTTTCAAAGACGGTTAACTAGCTTCTCTCTTGCTACATGATTTGTGTCCTTGTTTGGACATTGCAATGATgatacacaccaccatgctgtgTCTTTTTATTGAACAACTTGATGGCTGAAATGTCTCATGGGGAAGGAAATGAGGGGAATGACAGACAAACCATAAAAGACAGACCAGAGTGGGCATGAACTTGTGTGTTGCCAACACCCTGCTATTGGAAAAGATCACTTTGCACAGTTGGTACCTCCTGGTTCAACATGGGGAGCCTACCAGACGTGAATAAAAGACTCTAATGTTGGCTATTCCGGTTCAAAGAATGGAATAGAAAGTTAccatagaaaaaaagcaaaagttcatattttcttaattaGATTATATATTGTGTTTGGACTTGTTTGTATTATAATAAATTCTAATATGGTGCGCACTTGGTGTTTGgtatttgcatctatgttcaagCAATTGCAGTATgtgatttttattactattatttttaattgataaatcataattgtatacatttatgggatacaatgtgatgttttgatatatgtatacaatgtggaataattaaatcaggCTAAATTAACACATCTGTCACTTCACTTATCATTTTCTTGTGGTGAGAACTTTGAAATTTATtatcttagttattttgaaatatacattgttACTGACTCACTCACCCTGCTATGTAGTAGAtctcaaaatttatttcttccatctaaCAGACTTTGTGCCCTTTGACAAACATCTCCCATTCCCTGCTTCTCACCTActtccagcctctggcaaccatcattttactctctacttctatgagtttgattcTTTtggattccacatgtaagtgaaatcatatagtatttttctttctgtgcctggttcatTTCAGTAAGTATGATATCCTCCGAATTGCACAATGCTGGttaaaacatttaacatttaagtGGACATCTTTCTTATacactgtgctgggtgctagAATAAAACCAGAGTTCCACCTGCCTCCTGGTTAGCAGATATACTTCAGAATTTAAGACCACTGAATTCTGTTCCCTATAATCCTAAATTAGGTAGTTTACTGGGTATAAATCTGAATTCTCTTCTGATCATATCCCTCTGTACATCTTTGAGACAGTGATGGATGTATTAATAATCATAACTGGAAATCTAGCATCATGTCTAAGAGCTTAGGCTTTGATGTCAGACAGTCACGAGTTCATGTCCCAGTTCCACCATTTACTAGATGAATGGCCTAGAGCAAGTCCTTGGAGATTTCCTAAGGACTgtcctcatctagaaaatggtgcacaatttaaattttttccagtTGTCTTCAAGGTATGTAGAAACTCTGATAGTCTGGAACCCAAGATTTGGAGTCAGTTATTATAGGCTATAACTTTGCTGGCTGTGTGAACTTAAACAGTGTTCTCAAtctctctctgagtctcaattttcttTCCATAAAATGGAGCTAATTACAATTCCAGTAGGTAACTTATAAAGTGATTATTAGtagcagagtttttaaaaagcctcCAATTGTAcatcattttacaggtgaggatgCTAGGCCCAAAGAGGTGAATGAGCTGGGCCTGAGTGGAACCCAGGTCACTCAACACTCCATCCTTTTCACTTCACCTCATTACCTTCTTTGCAAAATTCTAAGTCATTAcctcaaaatatcacattgttttTATGCCCATTTTAGAGTTGAGTATATCACATAATTTTGCAACTCTTCAAACCCAGATCATCCAAGcatgatatatatattataacagcCTCATAATTAAAACTCTCAGCTTGACCTTTCCTTGTGagtagaacttttttttaattgactccATGTGGAATCCTAACCATAGCTCCCAAACTTGCTATGCATTTTCCCACACAAACCACCATCAATTCTGACAGCCACCCACAAACTATTGTCACAATCCATCTTTGCATCAACTTGGAGAATAAAAGTGACTTCGGAGTTGAGGGGAAGTGCAGAAAAGCAAAGAATTTGCTGAAAGGGTGGCAAACAGAAACTGTTGGGCATGGTCACAGCAGCCTTATTAATTTTGTCCTCCAATTCAGGGAGGCAGGATAAAGGAGAGTTGAAGGAGGTTGAACCATTAAATAATAATCCTTTTATTAGTGCACTCAGCTAAATGTGATAGTCCGGCCTCTTTGGAGACTGTGCAATTAATCCCATGTACTTGCCAGACACAACAAGGGGGATAAGAGGCTCGTGTCTACTGGGATAAATAGATACTGTGAATTTCCTGGGCTTATTGGCAGAATGTGCCACTgtcatgccaaaaaaaaaaaaaaaaaaaaagcagaggaggGGAATGTTCTGATTTAAAATGAGTAAATAGGGCCACAGGGAAGAGAGATGTCTTCTCATCAACTCTGCATGAGGAGTTGCCATGTCTTTGGAGCTTTGTTACCGAGAGAATGGCAGAATGACATTTCTCTCCACTGGAGATGGAACAAAAGAATGTGAGATGTCAACTGCAGTATGAGAGTTCCAGATTAAAcccaaagaagaaatcattatAGAAATGTCTATTAACACCACAAATGATTTTCAGTGGAAGTTCTTAGAATCTGCTTTTCTGGACATATTTCAAAATGGGTTGTCGATCAGAGTCTTACAAGGAACCAAATCTCAATCAGATGGTTTCATGAAATGACTTTAACCAAAAATCTGCTAACAATGGCTTGAGCAAGATTAGGGGAACTTGTGAGAGGTGAAGCTTCCTGTGAGGAAACTTTCCATTAGCTGTTGAGGTACCTTGGAACTAGAAATAACAGGAAGCTTTACCTCTCCTAATGAAGCAATGAGAGGAAAGGATGTTAGTGGACCTCAGTGAGGTCTAGAGCCTTGGAGGAGGGACCTTC of Rhinopithecus roxellana isolate Shanxi Qingling chromosome 20, ASM756505v1, whole genome shotgun sequence contains these proteins:
- the GPR139 gene encoding probable G-protein coupled receptor 139 isoform X1, whose protein sequence is MEHTHAHLAANSSLSWWSPGSACGLGFVPVVYYSLLLCLGLPANILTVIILSQLVARRQKSSYNYLLALAAADILVLFFIVFVDFLLEDFILNMQMPQVPDKIIEVLEFSSIHTSIWITVPLTIDRYIAVCHPLKYHTVSYPARTRKVIVSVYITCFLTSIPYYWWPNIWTEDYISTSVHHVLIWIHCFTVYLVPCSIFFILNSIIVYKLRRKSNFRLRGYSTGKTTAILFTITSIFATLWAPRIIMILYHLYGAPIQNRWLVHIMSDIANMLALLNTAINFFLYCFISKRFRTMAAATLKAFFKCQKQPVQFYTNHNFSITSSPWISPANSHCIKMLVYQYDKNGKPIKVSP
- the GPR139 gene encoding probable G-protein coupled receptor 139 isoform X2, whose amino-acid sequence is MQMPQVPDKIIEVLEFSSIHTSIWITVPLTIDRYIAVCHPLKYHTVSYPARTRKVIVSVYITCFLTSIPYYWWPNIWTEDYISTSVHHVLIWIHCFTVYLVPCSIFFILNSIIVYKLRRKSNFRLRGYSTGKTTAILFTITSIFATLWAPRIIMILYHLYGAPIQNRWLVHIMSDIANMLALLNTAINFFLYCFISKRFRTMAAATLKAFFKCQKQPVQFYTNHNFSITSSPWISPANSHCIKMLVYQYDKNGKPIKVSP